CACGATTCTAGCTGCAACCAAAGCTTGAATTGCCATCGTTCGCGCCAAGGTGACATCTCCCGTATTTTGACGTACCGCCTCGAAAAAACCAAAAATCAGAATCCAGTTAAAGGCAGAAATTGCCAGAATCCTCTGTAACAGTTTTCCTGAGATTAACGGTTCTCTTGGGTTACGCGGCGGTTGTTGCATTACCCCCTCAGACTTGGGTTCAAATGCAAGCGGTACTGTCATCGCCACTGAGTTGACCATATTTAACCACAAAACTTGTAAAGACAGAATTGGTAGATCTCTGGCGAGTAAAGCACTAATTAAAATTGTCATCGACTCGCCACCATTGACGGGTAAGATAAACGCGATCGCCTTGCGTAAATTTTGATATACCGTCCGTCCTTCCTCTACTGCGGCTTCAATCGAAGCAAAGTTATCATCCGTCAGCAGCATATCGGCGGCTTCCCTGGCAACATCCGTTCCCGCACCACCCATCGCTACGCCAATATCAGCTTGTCTGAGAGCTGGGGCATCATTCACCCCGTCCCCTGTCATCGCCACAATTTCGCCTTTGGATTGTAATGCTTCTACCAACCGCAATTTTTGGGCTGGGGCGACTCTGGCAAAAACTACACCGTCTTCTACCGCTTGCGCTAATTGGCGATCGTCCATTTGGGCGAGTTGCTGCCCTTCAAATGCCTCCACCTTGCCATCTTTTTGCAAACCCATCCGTTCGGCGATCGCCCTAGCTGTGGTAATGTGGTCGCCAGTAATCATCTTCACGCCAATTCCCGCCGATTGACAGTTACGCACTGCGGCGATCGCTTCAGCGCGTGGCGGATCGATCATTCCCTGCAAGCCGATAAAAACCAGATCGGATTCGATCTCATTATGGTCTACAGAGGTCTGGTTATCCCCAACTGCTTTTTTGGCAAAAGCCAACACTCGCAATCCCTGCTTTGCCATTAACTCAACCTGCTGTTCGACTTCGGCGCGGTTAAGAGAAATCGGATTGCCATTTTTATCCAGCATTTGCCGCGTGCGACTCAAAATCGCCTCCACCGAACCTTTAACATAAATAACTTTAGATTCTTCTCCACTCCTGTACGGGCGGGTTCCTAAACCCGCCCTTACTGACTCCCGACTCCCGACTTCATGCAACGTCGCCATGTACTGAAACTGCGATTCAAAGGGAATTACATCCAGTCGGGGAATGGACTCTACTAATTCGGACTGACTTATCCCTGCTTTCTTGGCAACTGCAATCAAAGCTCCTTCTGTCGGATCTCCTACTACTACCCAGCGATCGTTCTTTTCTTCCAACCGCGAGTCATTGCAAAGCAGCCCAGCAATCAAACACTCCCGCAGAGCTACAGGTAGCCTCTCCCCCAGCTCTCTTATCTCCCCTTCTGGACTGTAACCCGTACCGCTAACAGTAAAGCGATCGCCTCCGGCATAAATCGCTTGCACTGTCATTTGGTTTTCTGTCAGCGTCCCCGTTTTATCAGAGCAAATGACTGTCGCGCCGCCTAAAGTCTCTACCGCAGGTAATTTGCGGATAATGGCGTGGCGGCGTGCCATGCGGTTGACTCCAATTGCCAACGTCACCGTCACCACTGCTGGCAGTCCTTCAGGAATGGCACTGACTGCCAAGGCGACAGCGGCTTCAAACATTCCTGCAAATGTCTGCCCTTGACCCAAACCTACCGCTAATGTGAGTGCTGCCAGACCTAAAATGACGTAGAGTAACGTGCGGCTAAATTTGTCAAACTTACGAGTTAGAGGTGTACTCAGGTTAGTCCGTTGCTCGATGGTTTGGGAAATGCGCCCTACCTCCGTATTGCCTGCTGTGGCTACAACAATACCGCTTCCCTGTCCGAAGGTAACAAAGCTACCTGCATACGCCATGTTAAGCCGTTCTGCTAAGGGAGCATCAAGCTGAAGTGGAGCGGTTGACTTTTCCACTGGGACAGATTCGCCAGTGAGAGCTGATTCGTCTACTTGCAAGTTCCGGCTATTTACCAAGCGCAGATCGGCTGGCACTTTATCGCCAGAAGTCAGCATGACGATATCGCCAGGTACGATCTCTTTTGAGGGAATGCGGATCTTTTGCCCGTCGCGCAATACAGTTGCTTCTGTGGTGACGGCTTGTGCTAAAGCGGCGATCGCGCCTTCTGCTTTTGATTCTTGTACGAAACCGATAATAGCGTTAATTACCGTTACACCCCAAATCACGATCGCATTTGTCCAAGAACCCAAAAAGGCTTTGATTATCCCTGCAATTAGCAGGATATAAAGTAAAGGCTGATTGAATTGCAGCAAAAATCGCCACCATGCAGGTTTACCTGGCTTCGCCTTGAGTTCGTTCTCTCCATATTGGTTCAACCTTTGCTTAACTTCTGCTGCTGTTAAACCCCTTTCGGGATTGGCATTAAGTAAGTTAGCTACTTCCTTAGCTGAAAGTCCGTGGTATTGACGCTCTAATTGGCTACCTGTTGCAGTGGTTGTCATGGTTTGTGTCTACGGCACTAATTAAAATGATTTCAAGGCTCGTACTCGCTCTATTCAACTTTGTTAATAGTTCAACGACGGGCAATCGAATTGCAGCTAACTCTATAAGTTTTCAAGTAGCTATGTTGGTAGTTTATAAGTAGCTAATAGAGTATTTCATAAACATCTGCATCTCTCATTCTGGGCTTTTGAATAGGCTTGATAAACTCACATTACTTAATTAAATCTAATAAAATTGCTTCCATATCTAGCTATTCAATATC
This genomic stretch from Scytonema millei VB511283 harbors:
- a CDS encoding cation-transporting P-type ATPase, translated to MTTTATGSQLERQYHGLSAKEVANLLNANPERGLTAAEVKQRLNQYGENELKAKPGKPAWWRFLLQFNQPLLYILLIAGIIKAFLGSWTNAIVIWGVTVINAIIGFVQESKAEGAIAALAQAVTTEATVLRDGQKIRIPSKEIVPGDIVMLTSGDKVPADLRLVNSRNLQVDESALTGESVPVEKSTAPLQLDAPLAERLNMAYAGSFVTFGQGSGIVVATAGNTEVGRISQTIEQRTNLSTPLTRKFDKFSRTLLYVILGLAALTLAVGLGQGQTFAGMFEAAVALAVSAIPEGLPAVVTVTLAIGVNRMARRHAIIRKLPAVETLGGATVICSDKTGTLTENQMTVQAIYAGGDRFTVSGTGYSPEGEIRELGERLPVALRECLIAGLLCNDSRLEEKNDRWVVVGDPTEGALIAVAKKAGISQSELVESIPRLDVIPFESQFQYMATLHEVGSRESVRAGLGTRPYRSGEESKVIYVKGSVEAILSRTRQMLDKNGNPISLNRAEVEQQVELMAKQGLRVLAFAKKAVGDNQTSVDHNEIESDLVFIGLQGMIDPPRAEAIAAVRNCQSAGIGVKMITGDHITTARAIAERMGLQKDGKVEAFEGQQLAQMDDRQLAQAVEDGVVFARVAPAQKLRLVEALQSKGEIVAMTGDGVNDAPALRQADIGVAMGGAGTDVAREAADMLLTDDNFASIEAAVEEGRTVYQNLRKAIAFILPVNGGESMTILISALLARDLPILSLQVLWLNMVNSVAMTVPLAFEPKSEGVMQQPPRNPREPLISGKLLQRILAISAFNWILIFGFFEAVRQNTGDVTLARTMAIQALVAARIVYLLSISHLGKAIALRIRGRRVSIGGTKAIALGILAAVVLQIVFSQWSVMNNLFATAPLNLNQWLICLLPALPMIPLAILVNWIDRPE